A stretch of the Solanum dulcamara chromosome 6, daSolDulc1.2, whole genome shotgun sequence genome encodes the following:
- the LOC129893405 gene encoding indole-3-acetic acid-amido synthetase GH3.6-like, translated as MPEAPSTLSDDGNFDENNKKLLQFFEDITSNANDVQKNVLNEILSRNSGVEYLQRHGLIINGNNDTENFKKIMPVVTYEDLKPDINRIADGDRSPILCSQPISEFLTSSGTSGGERKLMPTIEEELGRRSLLYSLLMPVMDQFVPDLEKGKGMYFLFIKSEAKTPGGLLARPVLTSYYKSSYFKKRPYDPYTNYTSPNETILCLDSYQSMYSQMLCGLCQNTQVLRVGAVFASGFIRAIRFLEKHWPILCQDIKTGTLNPQITDPMVRESVMKILKPDPKLAEFIETECSKESWKGIIPRLWPNTKYVDVIVTGTMSQYIPTLNYYGNDLPLVCTMYASSECYFGINLNPLCKPCEVAYTLIPTMGYFEFLPVSREDEGPEKSKPYDKNDLVDLVDVKYGHEYELVVTTYAGLYRYRVGDILKVAGFKNKTPQFHFVCRKNVALSIDSDKTDEVELHDAVLKASTHLLPFEISLTEYTSYADTSTNPGHYILYWEINNEKSNETLIPTSVFEDCCLTIEESLNSVYRQCRVSDKSIGPLEIKVVENGTFDKLMDYAISNGASINQYKAPRCVKYAPIIELLNSRVVSSYFSPKCPKWVSGHKQWSSS; from the exons atgcCAGAGGCTCCTTCAACCTTGTCAGatgatggaaattttgatgaaaacaataaaaaacttcttcaattcttcgAAGACATCACAAGTAATGCAAATGATGTTCAAAAAAATGTTCTTAATGAGATACTTTCTCGTAATTCTGGTGTTGAGTACTTACAAAGGCATGGCCTTATTATAAATGGCAATAATGACactgaaaatttcaaaaaaatcatGCCTGTTGTCACTTATGAGGATCTCAAACCCGATATTAATCGTATCGCGGATGGTGATCGTTCACCCATCCTTTGTTCTCAACCAATTTCCGAGTTCCTAACAAG ttCTGGCACGTCTGGGGGAGAGAGGAAATTGATGCCAACAATTGAAGAAGAGTTAGGGAGAAGGTCATTATTGTACAGCCTTTTAATGCCAGTAATGGATCAATTTGTGCCAGATTTAGAAAAAGGCAAAGGAATGTACTTTTTGTTCATAAAATCAGAAGCAAAAACTCCAGGTGGTCTATTAGCTCGTCCAGTTCTAACAAGTTACTATAAAAGTTCGTATTTCAAAAAAAGACCTTATGATCCATACACAAATTACACAAGTCCAAATGAAACAATTCTTTGTTTAGATTCATACCAAAGCATGTACTCCCAAATGCTTTGTGGTCTTTGTCAAAACACCCAAGTTCTTCGGGTTGGTGCGGTTTTTGCTTCGGGTTTTATACGTGCTATTCGTTTCCTCGAAAAGCACTGGCCTATACTTTGTCAGGATATTAAAACTGGAACGCTGAATCCGCAAATAACAGACCCTATGGTGCGCGAATCCGTGATGAAAATACTCAAACCGGATCCCAAGCTTGCTGAATTTATTGAGACAGAATGTAGCAAAGAGTCATGGAAAGGGATTATTCCTAGATTATGGCCTAACACAAAATACGTCGATGTAATTGTGACAGGGACTATGTCACAATATATTCCGACTCTTAATTATTATGGCAATGATCTACCACTTGTTTGTACCATGTATGCTTCTTCAGAGTGTTATTTTGGTATAAATCTTAATCCTCTTTGTAAACCTTGTGAAGTTGCTTATACCCTCATACCTACCATGggatattttgagtttttgccCGTTTCTCGAGAAGATGAAGGGCCAGAAAAATCTAAACCATACGACAAAAATGATTTGGTAGATCTTGTTGATGTCAAATATGGACATGAGTACGAGCTCGTGGTCACCACTTATGCAG GATTGTATCGTTATCGTGTTGGTGACATACTTAAAGTTGCTGGATTCAAAAACAAGACGCCCCAATTCCATTTCGTGTGCAGAAAGAATGTTGCATTAAGCATTGATTCAGACAAAACGGATGAAGTGGAGCTACACGACGCCGTTTTAAAAGCATCGACTCATCTTTTACCATTCGAGATATCTCTAACAGAATACACAAGTTACGCAGACACATCGACAAATCCAGGACACTACATCTTGTACTGGGAAATTAACAACGAAAAATCCAATGAAACACTAATACCGACATCAGTGTTTGAAGATTGTTGTCTAACGATTGAAGAATCGTTAAACAGTGTCTATCGACAGTGTCGCGTTTCGGATAAATCGATTGGTCCCTTGGAAATAAAGGTAGTTGAGAATGGCACATTTGATAAGCTTATGGATTATGCTATTAGCAATGGTGCTTCGATTAATCAGTACAAAGCGCCACGGTGTGTCAAGTATGCtccaataattgagttattgaaCTCAAGAGTTGTTTCGAGTTATTTTAGCCCAAAATGTCCTAAATGGGTTTCCGGTCACAAGCAATGGTCCTCAAGTTAA